The Anaerolineales bacterium region TTGGTTTGCTCGGTGTATTGAAGGCGGGAGGCGCGTACCTGCCGCTCGACCCGTCATTTCCAAGCGAGCGTCTTGCCTTCATGCTCGAAGATTCAAGTGCTTCGATCATTTTGACTCTCACAAGTTTGTTGTCGGAAGTTCCAGAAAACAAAGCGAAAGTCATTTGCCTCGACGCGCTCGACGAAGCGAAAGGCAAGCGCGGCAAAAAAGTGAAAGCCTCCGCCGATGACCTCGTTTACATCATTTACACGTCAGGCTCAACGGGCAAACCGAAAGGCGTGCAGATTCATCATCGGGCGGTCGTCAACTTCCTGTGCTCGATGCAAAAGGATTTGGGAATCAACGCCTCCGATTCACTGCTCGCGGTGACGACGCTTTCATTCGACATCGCCGTTCTCGAATTGTTGTTGCCGCTCACGGTCGGGGCGAAGGTTGTCATTGCGAACTCGGAAGTCGTAGCGGACGGCGCGTTGTTAGCACAATCATTGACCGATTCGCAAATCACCTTCATGCAAGCCACGCCCGCGAGTTGGCGATTGTTGCTCGAAGCAGGCTGGACGGGCAAACTCGACTTGAAAATCCTCTGCGGCGGCGAAGCGTTGACGAATGATCTCGCCGAGAAACTCCTCCAACGCAGCGCGCAGTTGTGGAATGTGTACGGTCCCACCGAGACGACGATCTGGTCAACGATCTACAAAGTGGATTCGGTTCAATCAGGCATTTCGAATACCGTTCCAATCGGCAAGCCTATCGCCAACACACAGATTTACATCTTGGATTCAAGTCTTCAACCCGTGCCCGTTGGCGTCATCGGCGATCTATACATCGGTGGCGACGGAGTCAGTCGCGGCTATTTGAATCGCCCCGAGTTGACAGAGGAGAGATTCATCCTCTGCACCCCTCTCCCAGCGGGAGAGGGGATGGGGGTGAGGGAGATTCGCTTGTACAAAACAGGCGACCTCGCGCGCTACCTCGCAGACGGCAATATCGAATTCTTCGGTCGCAGTGACCAACAAGTAAAAGTGCGCGGTTATCGCATCGAGACGGGCGAGATCGAGGTCGCGTTGATGGGGCATCCGTCGGTGAAGCAGGCGGTCGTCGTCGCGTGGAAGGAAAGGTCGTCAGATGCCGCGCTGGTTGCCTACGTGGTGTCAGCCGTCCCTGGGGAAGAAGCGGAGCATGTCCATCTCAGAGATTATTTGCGGACCAAACTTCCAGAGTACATGATTCCATCCGTGTTTGTGAATCTTGAATCATTGCCGCTCACGCCGAATGGAAAAGTGGATCGCAAAGCGTTGCCCACGCCTTCGCAAGCGCGCGCCGATTTGCGCGCGCAATATGTCGCGCCGCGCACGCCGTTGGAAGAGGAACTCGCCGACGTGTGCGCGCAGGTGTTGGGTTTGAGCGCCGAGCAAGTGGGCGTGAACGATAATTTTTTTGATCTCGGCGGACATTCATTGCTCGGCACGCGGCTGGTGTTTTTGTTGCGAGAAAAATATGGTTTGCAAGCGGCAGACTTGCCGCTGCGCGCCTTGTTTGAAAACCCGACGGTGGCGAACCTTGCGATCACGATTGAGCGCGCGCGGCGCGGCGAGCGGATGACGCGCACGCGCAGTGATTTTATCCAGCGCGGGCAGTTGAGCCTCGAGGCGTTGAACGCCGAAGCGCAACTCGACGCCGACATCACGGCGGGCGATCTCGTGTACGAACATGTCGAGCCGAAAAAGATTTTGCTCACGGGCGCGACGGGATTCGTCGGCGCGTTCTTATTGAAAGATTTGCTCACGATGACCTCGGCGGAAATTTATTGTTTACTGCGCGCCGATGATGCCGAACAAGGCTTGCAACGATTGAAGCGCAATTTGAATTCGTATCAATTGTGGGATGATTCGCTCGCGCAGCGCATCAGACCCGTGTTGGGCGATCTCGGCTCGCCGCGTCTCGGTTTGAGCGATGAAACCTTCGACGAACTTGCGAATCAAATGGACATGATCATCCACAACGGCGCCATGGTGAATTTTGTGTACCCGTACGCGGCGCACAAAGCGGCGAACGTTTTGGGAACGCAGGAAATTTTGCGCCTCGCCAGCCGCGCCAAGTTGAAGCCCGTGCATCACGTGTCCACGCTTTCGATTTTGTATTCGCGCGGCGTCAACGATGGACGCGTCTATCGTGAAGATTCGAATCTCGACGAAGTCGGCGCGCCGTTCGGCGGATACGCCCAAAGCAAATGGGTTGCGGAAAAATTGATCATGCAAGCCATCGAGCGCGGCATTCCGTGCGCCATCTATCGCCCTGGGCTTGTGTCGGGGCATAGCGTCACGGGCGCGTGGAATACCGACAACCTCATCTCCAGCATGACCCGCGCTTGCGTTTTGCTCGGAAGCGTTCCGAACCTCGATGTGATGGTCAACATCGTGCCAGTGGATTTTGTCAGCGCGGCGATCGTGGGACTTTCAAAAGACGAGAAAAACTTCGGCGGTGTTTATCACCTCGACAACCCCGAACCGCTTCACTTCAAACATTTGGCTGGCTGGCTCGCCTCGCAAGGACTCGAAGCCCGCACGCTCTCCTTCGACGCGTGGCGCGAGGAACTGTTCAGCCAAATCCCGCACATGCCTTCCGACGAGTGGGCGCCGTATCTGCCGTTGCTCGAAGAGGTGGACGAGTCGCAAGTCTTCATGCCTGAGTTCGACCTCACCAACACGCTCACGCGCCTCAACGGAAGTGGCATCGTTTGCCATCCCGTGAACGACGCGTTGTTCAGCGCGTATTTGAATTACTTCATCCCGCGCGGCTTCCTCGAAAAATCAAAAACAACATAAATCGGACTGCGGACTTCAGTCCGCTCTATGCGATTGCAAAATTTTTGAAATGACGCCTCATTGGTTCGTTTGCCCAAAGCCAAACCCGTCGGCAAAGACGCGGCTGTTCATCTTTCCCTATGCGGGTGGAGGTCCCGCCGCGTTTTCGAAATGGACAACGAACAACATCGAAACGCACATCGCTCATTACCCAGGCAGGGGATCGAGATTCAACGAGCCGCCGCTAAAACGGATCGACGCGCTGGTTGAAAATTTTTTGCGTGAGATTCCGCCAGCGTTGGATAAACCCTTCGTCTTTTTTGGACACAGCCTGGGCGCGTTGATCGCCTTTGGACTCGCCCGTTCTCTCCGACGGGTCGGCTTGCCCCAACCTAAGCGGCTTTTTCTCTCCGCCCACGCCGCGCCCCACCTCCCCGACCCGAATTCGCCGCTCCACGCTTTGCACGACGACGAATTTTTGCAAGCGGTGAAAAACTTCAATGGCATCCCCGCTGAAATTTTGAACCAACCCGAAGCGCTGACCTTGCTCATCCCCATCCTCCGCGCTGACTTTGAAGCCGCCGAAACTTATCGTTTCAACGATGAGCCGCCGCTTGATATTCCGATCGTTGCCCTCGGCGGTGACGATGACCCCCGCGTCAGCCGTGAAGAGCTTGAAGGATGGGCTTCGCACACATCTGCATCTTTCAAGTCGCGCTACTTCTCTGGCGATCACTTCTTCATCAACCTCAACAGAGACTCGATCCTTGAAATCATTGGTGCAGAATTATGACCGAGTGGCTAACCCCTTCCGAAATATTTGAATTATCTTCCCGCCAAGTGGACGTGTGGCGCATCCATCTTGTTTCAATTCCTCCAGATGAAAGCGCCCTCTCAGCGGAGGAACGCCAGCGCGCTGCAAAATTTCACTTCGACAAAGACCGCCACCGTTACATTGTCAGCCATACCAGCCTGCGCGGCATCCTTGCGAGATACCTCCATCGCGCGCCAGAAGAATTGTCATTTTCTGTCAATGAATACGGCAAACCTTTCCTCACCGACCATGAACTTGAATTCAACCTCTCACATTCTGGCGATTACGCGTTGATCGCCGTCACGCGCGAGCGAAAGGTCGGCGTGGACGTTGAGCGAATCCGCGCGGAGGTTGAAATCGAAGAGCTCGCGCGGCGTAATTTTTCGCCGCGCGAAGTCTCCGAGTTGACGGCGTTGCCTCTCGAAGAAAGGCTCAACGGCTTTTTCAGTTGCTGGACGCGCAAGGAGGCATATATCAAAGCGCAGGGACTGGGGCTATCGCTTCCGCTGGACAGTTTCGACGTGTCGCTGGGCGAGCCTGCCCTCCTCCGCGCAACGCGACCCAACGCGGGCGAAGCCGCGCAGTGGACGATGCTTCCGCTCGATGTGGATTCAGGCTATGCTGGCGCGTTGGCTGTGCGAGGAAACAATCTTGATTTTAGATTTTGGGATCGGGAGTAAAGCGAGATATTTCTCGCCTCTACGGGGAAATAGAATCCATTCTAAGACATTGAGAATCGCTGGCGCTTTGTTCGTACACCCGATATAAATTATTTTCAGGGACGATGCAATACGCTTCGATTAACTTTGGTGCGGCGTAGAATTTTTCGCTCAGCGAGGCGAGATACACGGGGCGCTCGGGAAACGAATCTTCGACTGCGTTCACGACGAGTTGAGAATCGAACATGAACGGGTCGTCGGTGGGCCAGCCGAGGATGGTCACGTCTGGGCGCAGTCCTTCCACTTTTTGAAAATAGCGAAAGATGAAATATTCGTCGGTGTCGGTGTACCACTCGGCGATGACAACGGCGTTTGGAGGAAGTTTCGTCAGCGTTTCGTTTCCGAAATTGTAAGCGTTGAAGTCGCCGCGCTTGTTGGGGTCAATGTAATAGGCGAACCCGTCGCGCAGGCCGACGCCGATCTGCGGGATGCCGAGGAAGGAGTCGTCCACGCCGTTGCGTTCGGCGAGGCGCGGGACGGAACGGTAGAAGGACGGAGTGAGCAGAATGGTTAGAAACAGGATGAAGGTCAGAATGAAGCGGGGTTTTATCCGCAGAGTCGTGAAAAAATGGTTTGCGCCGAGCGCCATCAAGATCGCAAAGAAAACGTACGACGTCAGAAAAAAAGCGAATTGGTCGGTGACGCGATAGAAAATTCCGAAGAGCATGAACACGATGAAAAATGCGAAGGCTTTGCGCGGCGAGGCGTCGGCGTTGACAAACGCGCGGCGGATGCCGAAGATGCCTAGAAAAATTCCGAGCGGACCGAATTGAAACGCGAGGAAGCCCGCGTAAGTGAGCAGGCTGTTGCCCAAGACGGTCGGCGAGAAAAAGTCGAGGCGGCTGAGGAAGGTCGAGCCGAGCGCGGGTCCGACGGTTTCGTTGATGGACAGCGCGCGGGTGACGCGGATGAATTGAACGATGTAAAGCGAAAAGCCAAGCAGGAACCCGAGCGCGAGGAAAACAAATTTTTTCAAGCTGTTGATCTCGAAACGCGGATAACGCTTTGAAAGAAAACTATAAAGCCCGAATGCGGGCAGAGCTAAAAACGCGAGGATGTGGTTCGACGCCGCCAGCCCCAGAAAGAACGCGCTGCCGATGAGGAATTTATTTTGTTTGGATTTTTCGTATTCATCGAAAAAGATATAACTGACGAGCAAGAGAAAGATGAACAACGTATACACTTCGGGCGTGGAGGAGTGCCACCAAAACGTGTGCGAGACAGCCAGCGCGAACGCGGCGAACGCGGATGCGACGATGGATAATGTCAGCCGATGGGCGATGAGGAAGACGACCGTTACGCTTGCGGCGCCGAAAACCGCCGAGATGAGATTGACCAGCCATAATGGATTCGCAGATGGGAATGTTTTTACCAGCGTGCGCCCAAGCATGATGTAGAGCGGATGATCCCACGCCGCTACGCCTACTTTCGAAAAGATAAACGCGTCGGGCGTGAAATCCTGCGGCGGCATCTCGGAAAATAGAAACGATTCGCCAGTGATGGCTTCGGTTTGCAGTTTGACTCCGTCGCCCCATGCCAGCGAGGGCGAAAGAGTGAGAATATAAAAACTGGCGGTCAGGATAAAGACCAGCGCAGTTATTAATTTGATTCGCATGTGTGGATTCGGTTCAATGTGCGGCTTCGTATTTCCCCACGATCAACACCGCATTGCTTCCGCCAAAGGCAAATGAATTGCTCATGATATTTTTCAAGGGCAGACTGCGTTTGCCCTCGGTGACGTAATCGAGGTCGCATTCGGGGTCGGGGACTTTGTAATTGATCGTCGGCGGGACGACTTGGTCGCGCAACGATAGAATGCAACCGATCAACTCTAGCGCGCCGCTTCCCGCGATGGAATGTCCAAACGCGGCTTTGTTGCCAACCACAGGGATTTGATACGCGCGCTCGCTGAAAACTTCTTTGATGGCGTTCGTTTCGTTCTTGTCGTTCCATTCGGTGCCAGTGGCGTGCGCGTTGATGTAATCAATGTCGGCGATAGTCATGCCCGCGTCGTCTAACGCGCGGCGCATGGCGAGGGCGGGTCCTTTTTGGGACGGCTGGGTGAGGTGATGACTGTCCGCGCTCGCGCCGTAGCCTTTGAGTTCGGCGAGGATGGGAACGCCGCGCGCCAACGCGTGACTCTCCGCTTCGACCACCAGGACGCCTGCCCCTTCCCCCAAGACCATCCCGTCTCGGTCGGCGCTGAACGGGCGGCAAGCCTCCGCTGGGTTGTCGTCGCGCGTGGATACGGCGCGTAGCGCCATCCACGCTTCGACGACGCCGGGCGAGAACGGACAATCCGCCGCGCCGGTGACTGCCACCTGCAAACTTCCGTTGCGAATCATGTTGAAGGCGTTGCCAATCGTGTGCGCGGCGGTGGAACATGCCGCGTCCACGTTGAAGAGCGGACCTTGAAAGCCGTGCTTGATCGAAATGTTCGAGCCGGGTCCGATGTTCATTGAAATCGGGATGGTGTATGGGCTGAGGCGGTCGGTTTTATAGAAGTTTAGAAAGTATGGGTCAGCCGCGCTGTACCCGCCGATGGAACTACCGACCATTACGCCGATCTGTTCGCGGTCAACTTTGTCGTTTTCGAGTTTCGCTTCGGCGATCGCTTGCTCCGCCGCGACCAATCCCAACTGCGAGGAGCGACTCATGCGCCGGACATCTTTGATATCGAAATATTTTTTTTCGTCGTAATCCCAAACGACGCCGCCGATCTTCGTGTGCATGCTGGAGAAAATCCCGCCTTCCAGCGACCCGACGCCCGATTTGCCAGCCAACAAACCGTCCCAGAATTCAGTTACAGTACAACCGAGCGGACTGGCAATGCCCATCCCGGTGACCACCACTCGTTCCTTCTTGCCGGTCATGCAGTCTCCTCTTGGTCTGTAGTTTCTCTACAACCGGAAAACATACTAATTCCGTGAGCGCGCCCTAACCAAAGTCACGAAATTCTAACATGATTATCGCATTACAATTGAAAGATGAAACGCCCATTTGTGTTCATCAATGTGGCGATGACCGCCGACGGCAAGATAGACACCGTTGCGCGCAAAGGCGCGGCGATCTCCTCGGTGCGCGATAAAGAACGCGTGGATCAATTGCGCGCCGAAGCGGACGCGGTGATGGTGGGCGGACGCACTCTCCTCGATGAAGACCCGAAATTGACCGTCAAATCCGAAGCGCTGCGCGCGGAACGAGTGGCGCGCGGGCTGGCTGAGAATCCGATGAAAGTTGGATTGGTGTCAGAAGCGAACCTTGAAAGTCATTCAAAATTCTTACGCGAGGGGGCGGCAAGGGTCGTAATATTTACTACAAACCGTACATCTAAAGACAAACTTGACCTGCTCCGTTCGCTCGGCGCGGAGGTTTTTGTTCACACAACCGCACGCGTTGATTTGACTCAAATGATGCAAACGCTCGCCGAACTCGGCGTGCAGCGCTTGATGGTGGAAGGCGGCGCGACGCTTAATTTTGAATTAATGCGGCTCGGTTTGGTGGATGAGGTGTACGCGTTCGTCGCGCCGTTGATCTTCGGGGGCGAATCCGCTCCCACGCTTGCGGCAGGCGGAGGTTTGGAAAGAAGCGCAGCTGTCCAATTGAAATTGATGGACGTGGAGAAATGGGACGACGGGGGAGTCCTTTTAAAATATTCGATTGAGAGGTAGAGATGATCGCAGACCTGCATGAAAAATTTGATGTGTTGCTTCAAAACGAGGGCGAACACGAATGTGAGGGAATCGGCAAAGATAAAGTTTGCGTGCGCGTGGTCGCGTTGGCGGAACTACCCACGCGATTCGGAGAATTTCATATCATCGCG contains the following coding sequences:
- a CDS encoding 4'-phosphopantetheinyl transferase superfamily protein — protein: MTEWLTPSEIFELSSRQVDVWRIHLVSIPPDESALSAEERQRAAKFHFDKDRHRYIVSHTSLRGILARYLHRAPEELSFSVNEYGKPFLTDHELEFNLSHSGDYALIAVTRERKVGVDVERIRAEVEIEELARRNFSPREVSELTALPLEERLNGFFSCWTRKEAYIKAQGLGLSLPLDSFDVSLGEPALLRATRPNAGEAAQWTMLPLDVDSGYAGALAVRGNNLDFRFWDRE
- a CDS encoding beta-ketoacyl-[acyl-carrier-protein] synthase family protein, with amino-acid sequence MTGKKERVVVTGMGIASPLGCTVTEFWDGLLAGKSGVGSLEGGIFSSMHTKIGGVVWDYDEKKYFDIKDVRRMSRSSQLGLVAAEQAIAEAKLENDKVDREQIGVMVGSSIGGYSAADPYFLNFYKTDRLSPYTIPISMNIGPGSNISIKHGFQGPLFNVDAACSTAAHTIGNAFNMIRNGSLQVAVTGAADCPFSPGVVEAWMALRAVSTRDDNPAEACRPFSADRDGMVLGEGAGVLVVEAESHALARGVPILAELKGYGASADSHHLTQPSQKGPALAMRRALDDAGMTIADIDYINAHATGTEWNDKNETNAIKEVFSERAYQIPVVGNKAAFGHSIAGSGALELIGCILSLRDQVVPPTINYKVPDPECDLDYVTEGKRSLPLKNIMSNSFAFGGSNAVLIVGKYEAAH
- a CDS encoding DUF2723 domain-containing protein, with product MRIKLITALVFILTASFYILTLSPSLAWGDGVKLQTEAITGESFLFSEMPPQDFTPDAFIFSKVGVAAWDHPLYIMLGRTLVKTFPSANPLWLVNLISAVFGAASVTVVFLIAHRLTLSIVASAFAAFALAVSHTFWWHSSTPEVYTLFIFLLLVSYIFFDEYEKSKQNKFLIGSAFFLGLAASNHILAFLALPAFGLYSFLSKRYPRFEINSLKKFVFLALGFLLGFSLYIVQFIRVTRALSINETVGPALGSTFLSRLDFFSPTVLGNSLLTYAGFLAFQFGPLGIFLGIFGIRRAFVNADASPRKAFAFFIVFMLFGIFYRVTDQFAFFLTSYVFFAILMALGANHFFTTLRIKPRFILTFILFLTILLTPSFYRSVPRLAERNGVDDSFLGIPQIGVGLRDGFAYYIDPNKRGDFNAYNFGNETLTKLPPNAVVIAEWYTDTDEYFIFRYFQKVEGLRPDVTILGWPTDDPFMFDSQLVVNAVEDSFPERPVYLASLSEKFYAAPKLIEAYCIVPENNLYRVYEQSASDSQCLRMDSISP
- a CDS encoding dihydrofolate reductase family protein; the encoded protein is MKRPFVFINVAMTADGKIDTVARKGAAISSVRDKERVDQLRAEADAVMVGGRTLLDEDPKLTVKSEALRAERVARGLAENPMKVGLVSEANLESHSKFLREGAARVVIFTTNRTSKDKLDLLRSLGAEVFVHTTARVDLTQMMQTLAELGVQRLMVEGGATLNFELMRLGLVDEVYAFVAPLIFGGESAPTLAAGGGLERSAAVQLKLMDVEKWDDGGVLLKYSIER
- a CDS encoding alpha/beta fold hydrolase; translated protein: MTPHWFVCPKPNPSAKTRLFIFPYAGGGPAAFSKWTTNNIETHIAHYPGRGSRFNEPPLKRIDALVENFLREIPPALDKPFVFFGHSLGALIAFGLARSLRRVGLPQPKRLFLSAHAAPHLPDPNSPLHALHDDEFLQAVKNFNGIPAEILNQPEALTLLIPILRADFEAAETYRFNDEPPLDIPIVALGGDDDPRVSREELEGWASHTSASFKSRYFSGDHFFINLNRDSILEIIGAEL